The following are encoded together in the Planococcus antarcticus DSM 14505 genome:
- a CDS encoding response regulator transcription factor, which translates to MGEACKVLIVDDEMLIRQGIINYINWEQEGFHIIGEASNGKEAMQIIADFSPHIVITDIVMPIMDGIDLVREAKKAFPNIEIIVLSSFEDFDYVRSTFQNGVADYILKPKLNGPELLRILNQVVSRIPNLQHSASVKPTRSTEEMLGSMILGYDFSMDQAVLSAVFTNSQFALVGVRGKNIDPTQLKTMLKRSFLEEMPVFLLSSTETETTFLLNFNAHQLEAIKQTIEHRAAEKPDTTWILYEPFNIIDDIKKVYDEGRVKMKKYLFYLPEKPLFVYDHLPKENEKQANFDLNHFIEMFKDRLFNSTFTYLENHVDYLAGRYNNDSFEFKSFLGNIVFNVIVLLDAMKYDIADIEQKKYGYFSTINDARHVNEALEQFNGFLQEVRTIMLSGDKANDQSNNIERILAYIEQHYTEPLRLSEIANHFHFNASYLSSYFSTHHKEGFSEYLNRVRIKKSMELLENSRVSISNISGMVGYSEHSYFCKVFKRITGMSPGSYRKELQAHHENEEEGLSSLKK; encoded by the coding sequence ATGGGAGAAGCGTGCAAAGTTCTTATTGTCGATGATGAAATGTTGATTAGACAAGGGATTATTAATTATATTAACTGGGAACAAGAAGGATTTCACATTATTGGGGAAGCTTCGAATGGAAAAGAAGCGATGCAAATAATTGCGGATTTTTCTCCGCATATTGTTATTACGGATATCGTCATGCCGATTATGGATGGCATTGATCTAGTCAGAGAAGCAAAAAAAGCATTTCCCAATATCGAAATCATTGTATTGAGCAGTTTTGAAGACTTCGATTACGTGCGGTCGACATTCCAGAACGGAGTCGCCGATTATATATTAAAGCCCAAGTTAAACGGACCCGAATTATTACGTATCTTAAACCAAGTGGTTAGCCGGATTCCCAATTTGCAACATTCCGCTTCAGTGAAGCCAACACGCTCCACCGAAGAAATGCTGGGAAGTATGATTCTGGGCTACGATTTTTCGATGGATCAGGCAGTTCTATCAGCTGTATTTACTAATAGCCAGTTTGCTTTAGTGGGTGTTCGTGGAAAAAATATTGATCCAACCCAACTGAAAACGATGTTAAAACGATCTTTTCTTGAAGAAATGCCAGTTTTCTTGTTGAGTTCAACCGAAACCGAAACAACGTTTTTGCTCAATTTCAACGCGCATCAGCTAGAAGCGATCAAACAGACTATCGAACATCGAGCAGCCGAAAAACCGGACACAACATGGATACTATACGAACCGTTCAATATCATCGACGACATCAAAAAAGTTTACGATGAAGGCAGAGTGAAGATGAAAAAGTATTTGTTTTATCTGCCGGAAAAGCCCTTATTTGTCTACGATCATTTGCCGAAAGAAAATGAAAAACAAGCCAATTTCGACTTGAATCACTTTATTGAGATGTTCAAAGACCGCTTGTTCAATTCGACATTTACGTATCTGGAAAACCACGTCGATTATTTAGCAGGGCGATACAATAACGACAGCTTTGAATTCAAGTCGTTTTTAGGCAATATTGTTTTCAATGTCATCGTGTTATTGGATGCCATGAAATACGACATCGCAGACATCGAACAAAAAAAATACGGCTATTTCTCGACTATCAATGATGCTCGTCATGTCAACGAAGCGCTCGAACAATTTAACGGATTTCTGCAGGAAGTGCGGACAATTATGTTATCAGGTGACAAAGCAAATGACCAGTCTAACAACATCGAAAGAATTCTGGCTTATATCGAGCAACATTATACGGAACCATTGCGGCTGTCTGAAATCGCCAACCATTTCCACTTTAACGCATCCTATCTGTCTTCTTATTTCAGCACGCATCACAAAGAAGGGTTCAGCGAATATTTGAACCGTGTGCGGATTAAGAAGTCGATGGAATTGCTGGAAAACAGTAGGGTGTCGATTTCGAACATCAGCGGAATGGTTGGCTATTCAGAACATAGCTATTTTTGCAAAGTGTTTAAACGCATAACCGGGATGTCTCCAGGCAGTTATCGAAAGGAGCTCCAAGCCCACCATGAAAATGAAGAAGAAGGTCTTTCTAGTCTTAAGAAATAA
- a CDS encoding sensor histidine kinase, which yields MKMKKKVFLVLRNNSLFVKMFLIMVISIVAVSLLITFSSIRMSSNLFMDTFSISNTKALEQIETQFEDYSFAVVGATNEVQNNGTIKRVLTQEKQNAIETSRAYHDMSRQIERIYPTVESYDANMIVLGNNERLYNVNYSNWPVSWEVLRNHSITEYTINRPNTLLYQYLPSTSFNDEPMIVATKALMERSTGEIYGVLYFPIREAQLKQFYEGYTSMENEVLLVDETGKIVSSNKEEMIGDGASDVLALAKEVDNEELEFKDVHVFGKDYLLMSQYLPTYNMYLVNLVDKNAVLDNLINTKEILLISLGIVLLALIVVFIISRRMTNSISRLVKQISTMAKHDFNMPVAETGGYEAKKIANAFNSMLSELQEYVDLVVQAQQKQRSAELMALQHQINPHFIYNTLASIKFMIQQDKKEKATDMIHALISLLQNALSNVDQTITVEQEITDLKNYVLINQSRYGEEIKVNFFISPDCLDCQLPKLILQPFIENAFFHAFNEKKEGFVQILVSQKGDNLLCEIADNGDGMEMKGDYTKEDFKEKRHLFSGIGIRNVHERIQMLYGEEYGVEITSEKGEGTKVRVGLPLQKMDTSLITNKITSI from the coding sequence ATGAAAATGAAGAAGAAGGTCTTTCTAGTCTTAAGAAATAACAGCCTATTTGTCAAAATGTTTTTGATCATGGTGATCAGCATAGTGGCAGTATCGTTATTGATCACGTTCAGTTCTATCCGAATGTCTTCCAACTTGTTTATGGACACTTTCAGCATTTCAAATACGAAAGCGCTGGAACAGATCGAAACCCAATTCGAAGACTATAGCTTTGCCGTTGTTGGTGCGACGAATGAAGTCCAAAACAACGGCACCATTAAAAGGGTGTTGACACAAGAAAAGCAGAATGCTATTGAAACGTCGAGGGCTTATCACGACATGAGCCGGCAGATCGAACGCATTTATCCGACAGTTGAGTCGTATGATGCCAATATGATTGTGCTCGGAAACAACGAGCGGCTGTACAATGTGAACTATTCGAATTGGCCGGTCTCATGGGAAGTGCTGCGAAACCATTCGATTACTGAGTACACGATCAATCGCCCGAACACATTGCTTTATCAATATTTGCCGTCTACTTCGTTTAATGATGAGCCGATGATTGTCGCGACCAAAGCACTCATGGAAAGGTCAACCGGAGAAATTTATGGAGTCTTGTATTTCCCAATCCGGGAAGCGCAATTGAAACAGTTCTATGAGGGCTATACGAGCATGGAAAACGAAGTGCTATTGGTCGATGAAACGGGAAAAATCGTTTCCAGCAATAAAGAAGAAATGATCGGCGACGGTGCGAGCGACGTTCTAGCATTGGCAAAAGAAGTAGACAATGAGGAACTGGAATTCAAAGATGTACATGTTTTTGGTAAGGATTATCTGTTAATGTCGCAATACCTCCCGACTTATAATATGTACTTGGTGAATTTGGTGGATAAAAATGCAGTTCTGGATAATTTGATCAACACGAAAGAAATTCTCCTAATCAGCCTCGGCATCGTCTTGCTCGCTTTAATCGTCGTGTTTATCATATCCCGCCGAATGACTAATTCCATCAGCCGGTTGGTCAAACAAATCTCGACAATGGCCAAACACGATTTCAACATGCCAGTCGCTGAAACCGGTGGCTATGAAGCAAAGAAAATCGCCAACGCGTTCAACTCCATGCTCAGCGAATTGCAGGAATACGTTGATCTCGTCGTTCAGGCCCAGCAAAAGCAACGCAGCGCGGAATTGATGGCGCTGCAGCATCAAATCAATCCGCATTTTATTTACAACACATTGGCTTCCATAAAGTTTATGATTCAGCAAGACAAAAAAGAAAAAGCGACCGATATGATTCATGCCCTGATTTCGTTATTGCAAAATGCCCTCAGCAATGTCGATCAAACCATTACCGTGGAACAGGAAATAACAGATTTGAAAAACTACGTCTTGATCAACCAATCACGGTACGGGGAAGAGATCAAAGTAAATTTCTTCATTTCTCCGGATTGTCTCGATTGCCAGTTGCCGAAGCTGATTCTTCAACCGTTTATCGAAAACGCCTTTTTCCATGCATTTAATGAGAAAAAAGAGGGCTTTGTCCAAATTTTGGTGTCCCAAAAAGGCGACAACTTGTTGTGTGAAATTGCGGATAATGGCGATGGCATGGAGATGAAAGGCGACTACACGAAAGAAGATTTTAAAGAAAAACGTCATCTGTTCAGCGGGATTGGCATTCGCAATGTCCATGAACGCATCCAAATGCTTTATGGCGAAGAATACGGCGTAGAGATTACAAGTGAAAAAGGCGAAGGCACGAAAGTGAGAGTGGGATTGCCGCTTCAAAAGATGGATACTTCGCTCATAACTAACAAAATTACAAGTATCTAA
- a CDS encoding ABC transporter substrate-binding protein: protein MKKFYLMLMLVVGMVVLAACSSGDEEASEDSGSEGSSSVDTITAWAWDPAFNIAALEKAKEAYDGDGEYEVEVIENAQDDIIQKLNTGLSSGTTKGMPNIVLIEDYRAQSFLQAYPDSFYPLTDVINSEDFAEYKIATTSYDGEQYGVPFDTGVAGLYVRTDYLEEAGYTVEDVTNITWDEYIEIGKSVKEATGKNMLTMDPNDLAPIRMMIQTNGSWYVDEDGSTPNIAENETLVKAFETYKKMMEADITKVVSDWSQFVGAFNSGDVASVPTGNWITPSVKQAAEQSGQWAVVPMPRLDMDGAVNASNLGGSSWYVLNVDGKEEAADFMLNTFGSNPDLYQTLVKDIGAIGTYSAAAEGDAFAAEDEFFNGQTIIADFSKWTEEIPGVNYGLHTYAIEDILVTGMQDYLNGTELETVLENVQGQAEAQLK from the coding sequence ATGAAGAAATTTTATCTTATGCTAATGCTGGTAGTCGGCATGGTTGTGTTGGCAGCTTGTTCTTCGGGGGATGAAGAAGCAAGTGAAGACAGCGGTTCAGAAGGTTCATCAAGTGTAGATACGATTACGGCTTGGGCTTGGGATCCAGCATTCAACATTGCAGCTCTTGAAAAAGCAAAAGAAGCCTACGATGGAGACGGCGAGTATGAAGTCGAAGTCATTGAAAACGCGCAAGACGATATCATTCAAAAACTAAATACTGGACTCAGCTCTGGTACGACTAAAGGAATGCCGAACATTGTCTTGATTGAAGATTACCGTGCACAAAGTTTCTTACAAGCTTATCCAGATTCATTTTATCCATTAACAGATGTTATCAACTCAGAAGACTTTGCAGAATATAAAATTGCGACAACTAGCTATGATGGCGAACAATATGGAGTGCCGTTTGATACAGGTGTAGCAGGATTATATGTCCGCACGGATTATCTCGAAGAAGCTGGTTACACAGTAGAAGACGTAACGAATATTACATGGGATGAATATATAGAAATCGGCAAATCTGTAAAAGAAGCAACAGGCAAAAATATGTTAACTATGGATCCGAACGATTTGGCGCCAATCCGTATGATGATCCAAACAAACGGCTCATGGTATGTAGATGAGGATGGCTCGACGCCGAATATTGCAGAAAACGAAACACTTGTTAAAGCATTTGAAACCTACAAAAAGATGATGGAAGCAGACATTACAAAAGTTGTCTCTGACTGGAGTCAGTTTGTTGGTGCATTTAATAGCGGCGACGTTGCCAGTGTCCCAACTGGCAACTGGATCACACCAAGCGTCAAGCAAGCTGCAGAACAATCAGGGCAATGGGCAGTAGTGCCAATGCCACGCTTGGATATGGATGGAGCTGTAAATGCTTCTAACTTAGGCGGCAGCTCATGGTACGTGTTGAACGTAGATGGCAAAGAAGAAGCGGCTGATTTCATGCTTAATACATTTGGTTCAAATCCTGATTTGTATCAAACACTTGTAAAAGACATCGGCGCAATCGGAACATACTCAGCAGCAGCTGAAGGAGATGCGTTTGCAGCTGAAGATGAATTCTTCAATGGCCAGACCATCATCGCAGACTTTTCAAAATGGACAGAAGAAATTCCAGGCGTCAATTATGGCCTTCACACGTACGCAATTGAAGACATCCTTGTCACTGGAATGCAAGATTATTTGAATGGCACGGAGCTTGAAACAGTACTAGAAAATGTTCAAGGACAAGCTGAAGCACAACTCAAATAA
- a CDS encoding carbohydrate ABC transporter permease: MSQQKTKRGEIDLPVRLKDSKRQKTGVYFRKKVGWLFIIVSIIAITIFNFYPMVQAFLLSFQSGMGANLEYVGFDNWRRLFGDPTFIAALTNTSIYLLIQVPLMIVLALFFSVLLNDPNLKFRGFFRIAIFLPCVTSLVAYSVIFKYLFGVDGIINLFLLNFGIISEAINFLADPVWAKVVIILAITWRWTGYNMIFYLAALQNVDKSIYEAARMDGANAIQQFFQITVPMLKPIILFTSITSTIGTLQIFDEVVNITNGGPGNATLSISQYIYNLSFEYTPDFGYASTVSYVIVILVIILSIIQFRVAGEKK; the protein is encoded by the coding sequence ATGAGCCAGCAAAAGACAAAAAGAGGCGAAATAGATCTCCCAGTGCGCTTAAAAGACAGTAAACGCCAAAAAACCGGTGTGTATTTCAGAAAAAAAGTTGGTTGGTTGTTTATCATTGTCTCAATCATCGCAATCACAATTTTCAACTTTTATCCGATGGTTCAAGCCTTTCTATTATCCTTTCAATCAGGAATGGGCGCGAATCTGGAGTATGTAGGCTTCGATAACTGGCGGCGATTGTTTGGCGATCCAACATTTATCGCAGCGCTAACCAATACATCAATTTATTTACTCATCCAAGTTCCATTGATGATTGTATTGGCGCTTTTTTTTTCCGTACTGTTAAATGACCCCAACTTGAAATTTAGAGGGTTTTTCAGAATCGCAATTTTCTTGCCTTGTGTAACTTCACTGGTTGCCTATTCGGTCATCTTTAAATACTTGTTCGGTGTCGACGGCATTATCAACTTATTTCTGCTCAATTTCGGGATCATCTCTGAAGCAATTAACTTTTTAGCTGACCCTGTATGGGCGAAAGTCGTTATCATCCTTGCCATTACATGGAGATGGACAGGCTATAACATGATTTTTTATCTAGCAGCCTTGCAAAATGTCGATAAGTCGATTTACGAAGCGGCAAGAATGGATGGAGCAAACGCCATCCAACAGTTTTTTCAAATCACCGTGCCCATGTTAAAACCGATAATTTTGTTTACTTCGATTACGTCCACAATCGGTACATTGCAAATCTTTGATGAAGTAGTAAACATCACCAACGGTGGACCCGGAAATGCAACGCTTTCGATTTCGCAATATATTTACAATCTTTCTTTCGAATACACGCCTGACTTCGGTTACGCGTCAACCGTATCTTATGTCATCGTAATCTTAGTAATAATTCTTTCGATTATTCAATTCAGAGTGGCGGGTGAGAAAAAATGA
- a CDS encoding carbohydrate ABC transporter permease: protein MKNLKRIFIYTFLSLAAIVSIFPFLWMLVSITNKSVDVTQGRLLPGTHLIENMKTLFATVDIVPALMNSAIIAIISTILTLLFASLAGYGFEIHRSRGKDIVFTVLLLSMMIPFAAIMVPLYRMFGSISETAPLIGIDSLGAVILPTATTAFFIFFFRQNTKMFPKDLVEAGRIDGLSELGVFFRVYMPTMKTTYAAAAIISFMNSWNNYLWPLVILQSPEKRTIPLLISNLGSSYSPDYGVIMSAIVIATLPTALVFFLMQKHFVAGMMGSVKG, encoded by the coding sequence ATGAAAAACTTAAAAAGAATCTTCATTTATACGTTTCTAAGCCTGGCAGCCATCGTTTCCATTTTTCCTTTCTTATGGATGCTCGTCAGCATCACCAATAAATCGGTGGATGTCACGCAAGGACGCTTGCTACCAGGTACTCATTTAATTGAAAACATGAAAACCTTGTTTGCGACCGTGGATATCGTCCCGGCTTTGATGAACTCAGCCATCATCGCGATTATCAGCACCATTTTGACGTTGCTGTTCGCATCGCTTGCCGGCTACGGCTTTGAAATTCACCGCAGCAGAGGAAAAGACATTGTCTTCACCGTCTTGCTGTTGTCAATGATGATTCCGTTTGCGGCGATTATGGTTCCTTTGTACCGCATGTTCGGCAGTATCAGCGAAACGGCGCCGCTCATTGGAATTGACTCGCTGGGAGCTGTTATTTTGCCGACAGCGACGACCGCGTTCTTCATCTTTTTCTTCCGACAAAACACGAAAATGTTTCCAAAAGATTTGGTGGAGGCAGGAAGAATTGACGGCTTGAGTGAGCTTGGCGTCTTTTTCCGAGTTTACATGCCAACGATGAAAACGACGTATGCAGCAGCGGCAATCATTTCGTTTATGAATAGCTGGAATAACTACTTGTGGCCATTGGTCATTTTGCAATCACCAGAAAAAAGAACCATTCCGTTGCTGATTTCAAATCTGGGCTCAAGCTATTCACCAGACTACGGGGTCATCATGTCAGCCATCGTCATCGCCACCTTGCCGACAGCACTTGTGTTCTTCCTCATGCAGAAACACTTTGTTGCGGGAATGATGGGGTCGGTTAAGGGTTAA
- a CDS encoding alpha-galactosidase, protein MPILYNDATREFHLQTEKVSYIFSVLENDQLGHLYYGKKLRHRDSFERLFHVEATPNTACVNEEDLVFSLDVIKQEYPAYGTTDFREPAYQVLQEDGSRITNLVYQDHQIFEGKKKLEGLPATYVETEDEATTLEVYLYDKEIDVEVRLSYTVFEQLNAIARSAQFINRGHKDVNLTRAFSASIDLPDSDFEMLQLSGSWARERHIKNRKLVPGTQSISSTRGTSSAQQNPFLALKRPETTEHQGEVYGVSLVYSGNFLAQVEVDHYDVTRLMIGINPFDFNWLLESGESFQTPEVVMVYSTEGLNRLSQTFHRLYRTRLARGQWRDRERPVLINNWEATYFDFDEEKIFELAKSSKELGVELFVLDDGWFGKRDDDTTSLGDWFEDERKLPNGITQLAKDITGLGMEFGLWFEPEMVSKASELYKTHPDWVIHVPNRPMSHGRNQFVLDFSRQEVVDFIHSLMAEVLRDAPISYVKWDMNRYMTEIGSLDLPANRQREVAHRYILGVYSLYERLTTEFPHVLFESCAGGGSRFDPGLLHYAPQGWTSDDTDAVERLKIQYGTSLVYPLSSMGAHVSAVPNHQVGRRTSLETRANVAYFGAFGYELDVTMMTDEEKERVKEQIAFYKKNRALIQQGQFYRIESPFAEDGNITSWMVVSDDQNEAILGYYQVLSRPNPGLTRVFFKGLNPEFEYTIDGIDATFYGDELMGAGLQLNRYRTNEHPADFSSIVYKLKRV, encoded by the coding sequence GTGCCGATTTTATATAACGATGCTACACGTGAGTTTCACCTGCAAACTGAGAAAGTAAGTTATATTTTCAGCGTTTTAGAAAACGATCAGCTTGGCCATCTTTATTATGGAAAAAAGCTGCGCCATCGGGATTCGTTCGAGCGTTTGTTTCATGTGGAGGCTACGCCAAATACAGCTTGCGTCAATGAAGAGGATCTTGTTTTTTCGCTGGATGTGATCAAACAGGAGTACCCGGCATACGGCACGACGGATTTCCGGGAGCCGGCGTACCAGGTGCTGCAGGAAGACGGCAGCCGCATCACGAATCTGGTGTATCAAGATCATCAGATTTTTGAAGGCAAAAAGAAGCTTGAAGGATTGCCTGCCACTTATGTAGAGACCGAAGATGAGGCAACTACGTTGGAAGTTTATTTGTACGATAAAGAAATCGATGTGGAAGTCCGGCTTTCTTATACGGTGTTTGAACAATTAAATGCAATTGCCCGCTCTGCTCAATTTATCAATCGTGGGCATAAGGATGTGAATTTGACGAGAGCGTTTAGTGCCAGCATCGATTTGCCGGATTCGGATTTTGAGATGCTGCAGCTGTCGGGTTCATGGGCAAGAGAGCGGCATATTAAAAACCGCAAACTGGTGCCTGGCACCCAAAGTATTTCCAGTACAAGAGGGACGAGCAGCGCCCAGCAAAATCCGTTTCTTGCACTGAAGCGGCCGGAGACGACGGAACATCAAGGTGAAGTGTACGGCGTGAGCCTGGTATACAGCGGCAATTTCTTGGCGCAGGTTGAAGTAGACCATTACGATGTGACGCGCTTGATGATCGGCATCAACCCGTTCGATTTTAATTGGCTGCTGGAAAGTGGCGAGAGTTTCCAGACACCAGAAGTGGTTATGGTCTATTCGACAGAAGGGTTGAATCGTTTAAGCCAGACGTTCCACCGGTTGTACCGAACACGATTGGCACGCGGACAATGGCGCGACCGTGAACGTCCGGTGTTAATCAATAATTGGGAAGCGACGTACTTCGATTTTGATGAAGAGAAAATCTTTGAACTCGCGAAGTCATCCAAAGAATTAGGTGTAGAGCTATTCGTCCTGGACGATGGCTGGTTCGGCAAGCGCGATGATGACACGACGTCTTTAGGTGATTGGTTTGAGGACGAGCGAAAATTGCCGAACGGCATCACTCAATTGGCGAAAGACATTACCGGCTTGGGAATGGAATTCGGCTTATGGTTCGAACCGGAAATGGTATCGAAAGCGAGCGAGCTGTATAAAACTCATCCCGATTGGGTGATCCATGTACCAAATCGGCCGATGTCGCATGGCAGAAACCAGTTTGTTCTTGATTTTTCAAGACAGGAAGTTGTGGATTTTATTCATAGCTTAATGGCAGAGGTTTTACGGGACGCACCGATTTCATATGTGAAATGGGACATGAACCGCTACATGACAGAAATTGGCTCTTTGGACTTGCCAGCAAACCGACAGCGCGAAGTGGCGCACCGTTACATTTTGGGCGTGTATTCTTTATATGAACGACTGACGACAGAATTTCCCCATGTGTTGTTCGAGTCTTGCGCTGGAGGCGGCAGCCGGTTCGATCCGGGCTTGCTGCATTACGCGCCGCAAGGGTGGACTAGTGATGACACCGATGCGGTTGAACGCTTGAAGATTCAATACGGTACGTCTTTGGTTTATCCTCTCAGCTCGATGGGTGCGCACGTCTCGGCAGTGCCCAACCATCAAGTGGGCCGGAGAACAAGTCTCGAGACACGAGCAAATGTTGCTTACTTTGGCGCTTTTGGCTATGAACTTGATGTGACGATGATGACAGATGAAGAAAAAGAAAGAGTAAAAGAACAAATCGCTTTTTACAAAAAAAACCGTGCGCTCATCCAGCAAGGGCAATTTTACCGAATCGAAAGCCCGTTTGCGGAAGATGGCAATATCACCAGCTGGATGGTTGTGTCAGACGACCAAAATGAAGCGATACTCGGCTATTATCAAGTCCTGTCGCGACCAAACCCAGGACTCACACGTGTGTTCTTTAAAGGGCTGAACCCGGAATTCGAGTATACAATCGACGGAATAGACGCCACGTTTTACGGAGACGAACTGATGGGCGCAGGCTTGCAGCTAAACCGCTACCGCACGAATGAACATCCGGCTGATTTTTCTTCTATTGTTTATAAATTAAAGCGAGTGTAA
- a CDS encoding beta-galactosidase, whose translation MINDKLPKIWHGGDYNPEQWDSKEIWDEDVRMFKLAGIDVATLNVFSWALNQPNEDTYNFDWLDEKINRLYENGIYTCLATSTAAHPAWMAKKYPDVLRVDFYGRKRKFGSRHNSCPNSPTYRKYSERIAETLAERYKDHPAVLIWHVSNEYGGYCYCENCQDAFRNWLSDKYGTLEKLNKAWNTGFWGHTFYEWDEIVAPNMLSEEREDNVSDFQGISLDYRRFQSDSLLDCYKLEYNAIRKHVPTSIPITTNLMGTYPMLDYFKWAKEMDVVSWDNYPSIDTPFSYTAMTHDLMRGLKGGKPFMLMEQTPSQQNWQPYNSLKRPGVMRLWSYQAIGRGADTILYFQLRRSVGACEKYHGAVIEHVGHENTRVFNEVAQLGKELNGLSDTLLDARVNAKVAIVFDWENRWATELSSGPSVSLDYVNEVHKYYDALYKLNVQVDMIGVEEDLGKYDVVIAPVLYMVKEGYAAKVEKFVENGGTFLTTFFSGIVNETDIVTLGGYPGELRNVLGIWAEEIDALHPDETNQIVVKGSRGSLSGKYSCNLLFDLIHTEGAEAVAEYGSDFYKGMPVLTVNKFGKGKAWYVASSPDAEFLVDFLKTVCDEAGVEPLLAVPDGVETTERVKDGQSYLFVLNHNNEEVTIELHGSQYREVLTDEQVSGNLVLKEKGVLILAKV comes from the coding sequence ATGATTAACGATAAATTGCCGAAGATTTGGCACGGTGGGGACTATAACCCTGAACAATGGGATTCGAAAGAAATTTGGGACGAAGACGTTCGGATGTTCAAACTGGCAGGAATTGACGTGGCCACTCTAAACGTTTTTTCATGGGCACTCAATCAGCCGAATGAAGATACCTACAACTTTGACTGGCTAGATGAAAAAATAAATCGCCTCTACGAAAACGGCATTTACACGTGCCTCGCAACAAGTACGGCAGCGCATCCGGCATGGATGGCGAAGAAATACCCGGATGTCTTGCGTGTCGACTTTTACGGCAGAAAACGCAAATTCGGCAGTCGTCACAACTCGTGTCCGAACAGCCCGACTTACCGCAAATACTCGGAGCGAATTGCTGAAACATTAGCAGAGCGCTACAAAGACCACCCAGCGGTCTTGATTTGGCACGTCTCCAACGAATACGGCGGCTACTGCTATTGCGAAAATTGCCAAGACGCTTTCCGCAACTGGTTAAGCGACAAATACGGAACGCTTGAAAAGCTCAACAAAGCCTGGAACACCGGATTCTGGGGCCATACGTTTTACGAATGGGACGAAATTGTTGCACCGAATATGCTAAGCGAAGAACGTGAAGACAATGTATCTGATTTCCAAGGCATTTCACTCGATTACCGCCGTTTCCAGTCGGATAGTTTACTGGATTGCTACAAGCTGGAATACAACGCCATCCGCAAGCACGTGCCAACCAGCATCCCAATCACTACTAACTTGATGGGTACATATCCGATGCTGGATTACTTCAAATGGGCAAAAGAAATGGACGTCGTGTCTTGGGACAATTACCCGTCAATCGATACGCCGTTTAGCTACACCGCCATGACCCACGATTTGATGCGTGGATTAAAAGGCGGGAAGCCGTTCATGCTGATGGAGCAAACGCCGAGCCAGCAAAACTGGCAGCCGTATAATTCCCTGAAGCGCCCGGGCGTTATGCGTTTATGGAGCTACCAGGCAATCGGCCGCGGGGCGGATACCATTCTTTACTTCCAGCTTCGCCGTTCAGTCGGTGCCTGCGAGAAATACCACGGAGCGGTCATTGAACACGTCGGCCACGAAAACACGCGCGTCTTCAATGAAGTTGCCCAATTAGGAAAAGAATTGAATGGATTATCCGATACCTTGCTCGATGCCCGGGTCAACGCTAAAGTGGCGATCGTCTTTGATTGGGAAAACCGCTGGGCGACCGAACTGTCAAGCGGACCTTCTGTGTCGCTCGACTATGTCAACGAAGTCCATAAATATTACGACGCGCTGTACAAATTGAATGTCCAAGTCGACATGATTGGCGTCGAAGAAGACTTGGGCAAGTACGACGTCGTCATTGCACCGGTTCTGTACATGGTCAAAGAAGGCTACGCAGCGAAAGTCGAGAAATTCGTCGAAAATGGCGGTACCTTCCTAACAACGTTCTTCAGCGGCATTGTCAATGAAACTGATATCGTGACACTCGGTGGTTATCCAGGTGAACTGCGCAACGTTCTTGGCATTTGGGCAGAAGAAATCGATGCGCTGCACCCGGATGAAACCAATCAAATCGTTGTAAAAGGATCACGCGGAAGTTTGAGCGGCAAGTATTCATGCAATCTGCTGTTTGATTTGATCCATACAGAAGGCGCAGAAGCCGTTGCAGAATATGGCTCTGACTTTTACAAAGGCATGCCGGTCTTGACCGTCAACAAATTCGGAAAAGGAAAAGCGTGGTACGTGGCTTCAAGCCCGGACGCGGAATTCCTGGTCGATTTCCTCAAGACAGTCTGCGATGAAGCGGGTGTCGAGCCGTTGCTTGCCGTACCGGACGGCGTCGAAACCACCGAACGCGTAAAAGACGGCCAGAGCTATTTGTTCGTGTTGAACCACAACAACGAGGAAGTCACGATCGAGCTGCACGGCAGCCAGTATAGAGAAGTGCTGACGGATGAACAAGTGAGCGGAAATCTGGTTTTGAAAGAAAAAGGCGTTTTGATTTTGGCGAAAGTGTAA
- a CDS encoding PIN domain-containing protein, translating to MAEFKQYTIDTNFFRYHANNNGDNKLSKAAVLFWKAAKEEIEKGEAVILVLAEVIRELENAET from the coding sequence ATGGCTGAATTTAAGCAATATACAATAGACACGAACTTTTTTCGCTATCATGCCAACAATAACGGCGACAATAAACTGAGCAAAGCAGCTGTTCTTTTCTGGAAAGCTGCAAAAGAAGAGATAGAAAAAGGCGAGGCAGTTATTCTGGTTCTTGCAGAAGTTATAAGGGAATTAGAAAATGCAGAAACATGA